In a genomic window of Rhopalosiphum maidis isolate BTI-1 chromosome 4, ASM367621v3, whole genome shotgun sequence:
- the LOC113550077 gene encoding LOW QUALITY PROTEIN: myosin heavy chain, non-muscle-like (The sequence of the model RefSeq protein was modified relative to this genomic sequence to represent the inferred CDS: deleted 2 bases in 1 codon) has product MIQINLIFDYITSILTKQPFDFNHEKMMYINVLSELRSLEKYHQSILDIKERIIKADIVYKYLGTDKEKSDNNFMYYKEPLNSQSVKSMELKLKKKAIIESKQKILNILITTHLFQRLSKRKIKGEIEQARLMFLEINNALDTSLNVQNKLLLQNTTNKAKIAEILVQINSIESQLKKRVSDFKLSVNELETSIKEVSKEIFSDFEFKNNEKEFIKQKLSKDIINPEFSFFNKYKEVRKMIDSLEQTNVLKPINSFTHSKSLLYDVDWTDFLITHNLLNETILINLQQNYNTVTSLNTLMNNIHFMEQEIIANLKNATYFINNVRSKRDVNTQVLKKLNNELFESKKRNKLMMKSYENSDDLEVEYIKNIHNLENTIHKSNIQLTVTTKNIEKLHDDLECLDSLFRATKKKYTDQLMSGSYLVDLRNDKQPSKVTLLYEKLKINQNRHNELLSKQKDFIVDEFNKKKTTSEAIIKKKSNDIIGSQNVIASYEDNLKTYKKFILQFTDINVSIENAIKVHQNIHGKLEQLENEEIELTSSNNMYNNEIDELNKEAELIKTSSKQNELKIQSQIDNLNEKLQQITSANESLKMELNKNKI; this is encoded by the exons ATGATccagattaatttaatttttgattatatcaCATCGATATtaacaa AACAACCTTTTGACTTTAATCATGAAAAAATGATGTACATTAATGTATTGAGTGAACTTAGATCATTAGAAAAATACCATCAATCGATTTTGGATATCAAAGAACGAATTATTAAAGCAGACATagtgtacaaatatttaggaactgataaagaaaaatcagaca ataattttatgtattacaaaGAGCCATTAAACTCTCAATCAGTAAAATCAATggaactaaaactaaaaaaa aaagctataattgaatcaaaacaaaaaatattaaatatattaattacaacacatttatttcagag aCTGTCGAAGAGAAAAATCAAAGGAGAAATTGAACAAGCTAGACTTATGTttcttgaaattaataatgcattagATACATCATTAaacgtacaaaataaattacttttacaaAATACCACAAATAAGGCGaaa aTTGCAGAAATATTAgtacaaattaattcaattgaaagtcaattaaaaaaacgaGTTTCAGATTTTAAGTTAAGCGTTAATGAACTAGAAACGAGTATAAAAGAAGTTTCAAAGGAAATTTTTTcggattttgaatttaaaaataatgaaaa agaatttataaaacaaaaattaagtaagGATATAATTAACCCggaatttagttttttcaatAAGTATAAAGAAGTAAGGAAAATGATTGATTCTCTTGAACAAACGAATGTATTGAAACCAATAAACTCGTTTACACATAGTAA aagTTTATTGTATGATGTTGATTGGACTGATTTTCTAATAACTCATAATCTTTTGAATGAAAcaattcttataaatttacaacag AACTACAATACAGTGACCTCTTTAAATACGTTAAtgaacaatatacattttatggaaCAAGAGATTATTGCGA atttaaaaaatgctacttattttattaacaatgttCGATCAAAACGGGATGTAAACAcacaagttttaaaaaagttaaataacgaATTGTTTGAATCGAAGAAGAGGAATAAGCTCATGATGAAAAGTTATGAAAACAGTGATGATTTAGaagttgaatatattaaaaatattca taatttagaaaatacaattcacaagtctaatattcaattgaccgtaacaactaaaaatatcgaaaagtTACATGATGATTTAGAATGCTTAGATTCATTATTCCGagcaactaaaaaaaagtacacaGATCAACTGATGAGTGGTTCATATCTAGTAGATTTACGCAACGACAAACAACCAAGTaag gTGACGTTATTgtatgaaaaactaaaaataaaccagAACAGACATAACGAGTTATTATCAAAGCAAAAAGATTTCATTGtagatgaatttaataaaaaaaaaacaacttctgaagcaataattaaaaaaaaatctaatgatATTATTGGCTCTCAAAATGTAATTGCATCTTATGAAGATAACCTAAAAACGTACAAAAAATTTATACTACAATTTACAGACATAAATGTATCTATAGAAAATGCTATTAAAG ttcatcaaaatattcatgGAAAATTAGAGCAGTTGGAAAATGAAGAAATAGAACTTACAAGTTCTAAT aatatgtataataatgaaatcgacgaattaaataaagaagccgaacttataaaaactagttcaaaacaaaatgaattaaaaatacaatctcaaatagataatttgaatgaaaaacTTCAACAAATAACCAGTGCTAATGAAAGCTTAAAAatggaattaaataaaaataaaatataa
- the LOC113548466 gene encoding dual specificity protein kinase splB-like, which produces MYAMKRSWIVLMTILQVVTLTTLTATSINSAGTTNYRQVKIHGRALDHRGDQQQMQAQVPTNRTFTGTRSRQPKTQKSVDNRRPSLTVSASVQRHQQQRKYDDSALSYLDWTPIVQHKESLETVIPSTINGRRDYQQQRQVRQPDAIVTFVTSPPPTTTVLYKNNLRPTTHVQHFDDERDKFQSGNHYQYVNASELPEGNNKRHNVTRFITNYAYGAVNEYRKNSDFGFHDKTQDKNKPSHRHSYNNGAYTTKEQNKHSTLQDVYNGNVQSGEEKDTVRQPQSYDSDFEHNFQRYAAHQFVNTDVLQPDDENKYNNQIADIRLLNQNHRKNQNIFNLLKNETKSDVLHDYPKNITTTAANVIVSIEHENNHTEAHNIYNTDAANMANEQRLNNNNEDVDDENNDFYRDDDNYDLQQHVFTNVIVDEWGNNAHHTIVDTDSKAQKHEDDRKFENLKFDQGVPKQRMSSNQYVNTDVTAAKFETDSIATYKRQSQNDEREKIEHQRRRKPSVIGGTEINPTILTTASPRQLRRKVQPSVQTRRPAVDDETSSEMLYDSQNVFGRKYNRDNHGHIITPSDIQPTATYTSRVPVVIEDVIDGDNDNSAAVEELKQPEQGRYGFGYSVLDENVGMDFGQWERREPGRTGTVTGLYRVRLPDGRTQTVEYTVGPATGYRASVTYEGVQRHPTAVLLPLVERNDSKGAETRSPE; this is translated from the exons atgtatgcaatGAAACGGAGTTGGATAGTATTGATGACTATATTACAG GTGGTAACGTTAACGACATTAACAGCGACATCGATAAATTCAGCCGGAACCACTAATTACCGTCAAGTTAAAATTCACGGCAGAGCTTTAGACCATCGCGGTGATCAGCAACAGATGCAAGCACAGGTACCCACGAATAGAACATTTACTGGGACCAGGTCGAGACAACCCAAAACCCAAAAAAGTGTAGATAATCGCAGACCGTCATTGACTGTCAGCGCTTCGGTCCAACGACATCAACAACAACGAAAATACGACGACAGTGCGTTATCATACTTGGACTGGACACCGATTGTGCAGCATAAGGAATCACTGGAAACCGTTATACCGTCTACTATAAACGGTCGACGAGATTATCAGCAGCAGCGACAGGTACGTCAACCAGATGCAATTGTTACATTCGTAACGTCTCCGCCGCCGACGACGACGGTGCTCTACAAAAATAATCTACGTCCAACAACTCACGTTCAACATTTCGACGACGAAAGAGATAAATTCCAGAGTGGTAATCATTATCAATACGTGAACGCCAGTGAGTTACCCGAAGGAAATAACAAACGTCATAATGTAACGCGTTTCATTACTAACTATGCCTACGGAGCAGTTAACGAGTACCGTAAAAATTCGGACTTTGGGTTTCACGACAAAACGCAGGATAAGAACAAGCCCAGTCATCGACACAGCTACAACAATGGTGCGTACACGACCAAAGAACAAAACAAACATTCCACTCTGCAAGACGTGTACAACGGAAACGTGCAGTCCGGCGAGGAGAAAGATACCGTACGACAGCCTCAAAGTTATGATTCAGATTTCGAGCATAACTTCCAACGCTATGCAGCTCACCAATTCGTGAACACTGATGTGCTACAACCGGACgacgaaaataaatacaataatcagATTGCCGACATAAGATTACTCAACCAAAATCATAGGAAGaatcagaatatttttaatttactcaaGAATGAAACAAAAAGTGACGTCCTTCACGATTACCCGAAAAACATCACCACCACTGCCGCGAATGTGATAGTATCAATTGAACACGAAAATAATCACACCGaggcacataatatatataacacggACGCAGCCAACATGGCAAACGAACAacgtctaaataataataacgaggATGTCGACGATGAGAATAATGACTTTTATCGTGATGATGACAACTATGACCTGCAACAACACGTATTTACGAACGTGATAGTCGACGAATGGGGAAATAACGCCCATCATACAATCGTCGACACAGATTCAAAAGCCCAAAAACACGAAGATGatagaaaatttgaaaatttgaaattcgaCCAAGGCGTACCTAAGCAGCGCATGAGCAGCAATCAGTACGTAAACACGGACGTAACGGCTGCAAAATTTGAGACGGACAGCATAGCAACATATAAACGACAAAGTCAAAATGACGAGCGGGAAAAAATCGAACACCAACGTCGTCGAAAGCCATCTGTCATCGGTGGTACCGAAATAAATCCAACAATTCTAACGACGGCATCGCCTCGACAATTACGACGCAAAGTACAACCGTCGGTTCAGACTCGCCGACCTGCTGTCGACGACGAAACAAGTAGTGAGATGTTGTACGATAGTCAAAACGTTTTCGGACGAAAATAT AACCGTGACAATCATGGACATATCATAACACCGAGCGACATACAACCAACGGCGACATACACTTCGAGAGTTCCCGTAGTAATAGAGGACGTAATAGACGGTGATAACGATAACAGCGCGGCCGTAGAAGAACTAAAACAGCCCGAGCAAGGCCGTTACGGTTTTGGGTACTCCGTATTGGACGAAAACGTAGGAATGGATTTTGGCCAATGGGAACGTCGCGAACCAGGTCGTACCGGTACCGTGACCGGACTATACCGGGTTCGGTTACCGGACGGCCGGACGCAGACAGTCGAATATACCGTCGGCCCGGCTACCGGTTACAGGGCGTCCGTTACTTACGAGGGCGTCCAACGTCATCCAACTGCGGTCCTACTGCCACTTGTCGAACGAAACGACTCAAAGGGCGCCGAAACACGATCacctgaataa
- the LOC113548987 gene encoding voltage-dependent L-type calcium channel subunit beta-3-like: MAQQPLQRTCPTTKEVAFSIRTNVAYNGSMDDDCPIQGRAISFKTQEFLHIKEKYDNNWWIGRLVKEGSDLGYIPSPTKLEIMRSMINQLPSSTKNSISSNSDGSPTVGSSHTPALIIPTVKDKRNIFSKKQYTSLSPYDVVPSMRPIVMVGPSLKGYEVTDIMQKSLFNFLKYRFEGRIIITRVIADVSLAKKSFFNTSSKKNKPGSRSNTIAYVQQEVERIFELAQTLQLVVLDCDTINHPSQLAKTSLAPIIIYIKVQPQILQRLIKSRGKSQYRHLNVQMVASEKLAQCPTEMFDVILDENRLEEACDHMAGFLESYWRATHPSVTLDYNQQQLFMRPIKRSPNIDISMLMSKMNNCSLSEYKPMAHRSSYAHSKHNNYEHYDQERTENMSPTATMYKPHNQKLLQQRYRDVDQHDHLRQPLHLNHSQLQYHLENRHSNDRDSRLYQNRVVQLRYHENQQYSFEYHQRQDQRYPHQLQQQNNDQQRQKQRSAKRRERHVTFDCPLHHDKE, translated from the exons ATGGCCCAGCAACCATTACAACGCACCTGCCCGACG ACGAAAGAGGTGGCATTTTCCATACGCACAAATGTTGCTTACAATGGCAGTATGGATGACGACTGTCCAATACAAGGTCGTGCAATCTCATTTAAGACTCAAGAATTTTTGCATATcaag GAAAAGTATGATAACAACTGGTGGATAGGCCGTCTGGTGAAAGAGGGCTCTGATCTGGGTTATATACCATCCCCTACTAAACTTGAAATCATGCGTAGTATGATTAACCAATTACCAAGTTCAACCAAAAATTCGATATCTTCAAACTCGG ATGGTAGTCCTACTGTAGGAAGTAGTCATACGCCTGCTCTAATTATTCCAACAGTAAaagataaaagaaatattttttcgaagAAACAATATACCTCACTTTCACCTTACGATGTTGTTCCTTCGATGAGACCAATTGTGATGGTCGGACCATCTTTAAAGGGATACGAAGTAACTGATATAATgcaaaaatcattattcaattttttgaaatatcgtTTTGAAGGAAG aattattattactcgtgTAATAGCTGATGTATCATTGGCTAAAAAATCCTTCTTTAATACttcgtcaaaaaaaaataaacctggTTCACGATCTAATACAATAGCTTACGTGCAACAGGAAGTTGAACGGATTTTTGAACTCGCTCAAACATTACAA cttgTTGTTTTGGATTGTGATACCATCAATCATCCTTCGCAATTAGCAAAAACATCTTTGGCgccaatcataatatatataaaagtccAACCACAA atACTACAACGGTTAATTAAAAGTCGAGGTAAATCACAATATCGACATCTCAATGTTCAAATGGTGGCCTCTGAAAAGTTGGCTCAATGTCCAACAGAAATGTTTGATGTAATACTAGACGAAAATCGGTTAGAAGAAGCATGTGACCATATGGCTGGATTCTTGGAGTCTTATTGGCGAGCAACACATCCATCAGTGACCCTGGACTACAACCAACAGCAACTATTTATGAGACCAATTAAAAGATCGCCAAACATAGATATATCCATGTTAATGTCGAAGATGAACAATTGCTCTCTGTCAG AGTATAAACCAATGGCCCATAGATCGTCCTACGCGCATAGCAAGCACAACAATTATGAACATTATGATCAAGAAAGAACAGAGAATATGTCACCTACAGCTACCATGTATAAGCCACATAATCAAAAACTACTGCAACAGCGTTACCGTGATGTAGACCAGCATGACCATCTGCGACAGCCGCTTCATCTTAATCATTCTCAACTGCAATATCATCTTGAAAATCGGCACAGCAACGATCGCGATAGTCGGCTATATCAAAATCGTGTCGTGCAGCTGCGTTATCACGAAAATCAGCAGTATTCTTTTGAATACCATCAGCGTCAGGATCAACGCTATCCACATCAGCTTCAGCAGCAAAATAACGATCAACAGAGGCAGAAACAACGTAGTGCAAAACGGCGTGAGCGACACGTGACATTCGACTGTCCTCTACATCACGATAAAGAGTAG
- the LOC113549830 gene encoding uncharacterized protein LOC113549830, with amino-acid sequence MNKQVNNSTNSQCSTTDTFIRRHNASEGAESIITTDSSGAQTSTIELLEKTINDANNLIKKPENELLKLGSVEDRVQLCEQHLIPSLCMFAKNNMFHNGKKVIMKQSLKEKYLKKQLALTLYFFGPEVLHFFKKSFNLPSLNILKKNLY; translated from the exons atgaatAAACAAGTAAATAATTCGACCAATTCTCAATGTTCCACAACGg ATACCTTTATTAGGCGGCATAATGCATCAGAGGGTGCAGAATCAATTATTACAACGGATTCTTCAGGTGCTCAAACTTCAACAATAGAATTATtggaaaaaacaattaatgatgCTAACAACTTAATAAAGAAACCAGAAaacgaattattaaaattaggttcAGTAGAAGACCGTGTACAATTATGTGAACAACATTTAATTCCATCACTTTGTATGTTTGctaaaaataacatgtttcataatggtaaaaaagttattatgaaACAGAGTTTAAAAGAGAAGTATTTAAAGAAACAGCTTGCTttgactttatatttttttggtccAGAagtcttacatttttttaaaaaatcatttaatcttCCATCTCTaaacattctaaaaaaaaacctttattaA